The DNA region TCCTGTTGATGTGCCACCCTGTCTTCCAACCATgccaaaatttattgaaataagtagcttaacattttttccttggtgtcttaggaaaagtcgGCTTTAACAGGTCACCAGTAGAAGATAgggcttggttgacaccctgtaggtgtgtcaccctgcatgtcaatatttttaaattaaagtcaaattcatatgggaccaccataaaccacttggacactttttgggaatccatactttcttcgggaaaattttagaggacattcaggactatacttctacggtgttagttttaaaattgagtgaaaaatgaatACTATAGAAATCACAATGTAAAAAAGAaggttgtccatacaaatttgaatcgctttgcggaaagccaGGTCAAACCCAATTGCTCCTAAATTTCAGGGGGTTGTTAAAGGACACAAAAGGAaccggaaaatgcctgttctgGAAAATCGATCATGTCGAGCCAATCCAATATACATTGTAAGTGTGTAgtactagagtgtaacaaaaatgactttttggcgggcattcaggggtttgttccggtgggcatactgagcccaaatcccaaatatgagcttgattggacgtaacaggagctggcgctccgcccttcaattttaaatgggatttaacccgtaaaaaattttttttcaaaaatgtcaaattttgaggcattttggccactgaagcgtttaccaaaaacatcactggcatgtaggccagatccttgcgcatcttttggtatatataacattgaagtttggagcaccctggagctcggtacagaccttcaaagtttggcattttttcgaaaaatcggtcccagcaaaatcaaatggcgtctcgggcgtcgcgagacgcgacgcatatctttttgccggggccggttttcgaaaaatgccaaactttgaaggtctgtaccgagctccaaacttcaatgttatgtaTGCGCAAGATCTGGCCTAcatgccagtgatgtttttggtaaacgcttcagtgaccaaaatgcctcaaaatttgacatttttgaaaaaaatctttttttacgggttaaatcttatttaaaattgaagggcggagcgccagctcctgttacgtccaatcaagctcatatttgggatttgggctcagtatgcccaccggaacaaacccctgaatgcccgccaaaaagtcatttttgttacatcctagtgtaGTACACGATGGCCAGGGGGAGGTTTAGGAAATGAAGAAGCTCAATAATGTCAGAGAGGCAATAATTAAAAAGTGTACAATCATAACATGCATGTGGATTTCCAATCAATGTTTTATTATGATCTCTTTTAAAATCAACATAAAATTCATATGAATGATCGATGTCGGTTCTTCCGGATtgctaaaaactaacttaaaagtAATCTGAGCTGTCTTTAACTGATCATCAAAACACGTTAAGGAAACATATAAACTAAATCGTTGAAATTAACCTTAAGAACTCAAAACTCTATGAAAATTATACTGCTTTAAGAAACTCATCGAAAGTTAATCTTCAAATGTTCAGCACTGATAATGAATAAATATGAAGCGAAAGCAGTTGCTATTGATTCATTATCGACTTAATAGGGATTATTTCGCATTCGTACTCTACCTCTGTTGTTTGAAACGATCGAGTTATAAGAGGGCACGAAGAGAGCAGCCTTGGCTCGGCCGTGGTCATCTGCTATTCTGACATTCAACGGTTGGTTACTACCCTGTGGTATAACATTGTTGAGTGCCGATATCGCTTCCTGTGCTTCTTCGCGTTTGTTGAATCtggaaatcaaaatcaaataaagttACTATAAAACGTCTCACTACCATTTCGAGCCGCCATACTAACCTAACGAACGCAACACCTCGTGGGTGGCCAGTCAATTTATCTCTTAGGATGTTCTTTTGTACTATTGTACCGTATTTACCGAAAATAATGTCTAACTGCTCGTCGGTAATGGTTCGTGGAAGATTTGTGATATAGAGATTCGTCTCCTTGATATCATCGCTTTGCGGCCGTGCGTATGAAACCTTCAGGCGCTTGTTCCTCACAGTGTAACCATTCAGGCATCGAATGGCGCGTTGTGCTGCTTCTTCGGTcaggaaattgataaaaccgAAGCCGTAGCTATAACCAGACTAAAAACGAGAGTTTCAATGGTCAACAACAGTTGCACAATACAAATCAAACACGAGTTTAACAACTTGCCTTCATATCTCTCATAATGCGACAGGTTTCAATTGGGCCCATCGTGGAAAACATCGAATATAGCTCACGCTCGGACATGTCCTGCGGTATGTAATTGACGATCAGGTTCGTTCCGCTGTAGTTGTTACCGCCGGGCCCAAAGTTCATTCCGGACAGTGAACTTGTGCTCGAAGACGATGTATTGGGCACGTTGCCGAAGGTGTTGCTCGACGGCAGGTCGTACATCCTCGTCCGCGGAGAGTAAGAAAAGTCCGAGTCCTGACCATACGCGTAATTTGACTAGAAAATTTGAAGCAATTTGAACTTGGCAATTTACAGCAGTTGATTAGAGCAGAGACGGATACTGGCTAAATTTATTTcagtacacattttttttagctgGTGATTTTTgtacagttttaaaaatgttggaatTGAATTAATTAGGAAAACACCAATAAACTGCAAACATCAAAGCAAGTCAGTTTGCTTATTAAAAACGTTGGACAATAAacacaattatttaaaataaatttttaagaacAAGTTTTTcgccaatgcacagtggtccagaacgcaaaattaagtggaaaatggattttccaaaaaatggtgaagttttggagctttggtgtcttcagacgagttgttgcaaatagaaaggggcaacttttgatttggttgaaaattagggtgattctcaaaatctaacatttcaggaatatttttgggatttttcatcttctagaaagttgttagaCTTGCCAATtcatgcaac from Culex quinquefasciatus strain JHB chromosome 3, VPISU_Cqui_1.0_pri_paternal, whole genome shotgun sequence includes:
- the LOC119769501 gene encoding LOW QUALITY PROTEIN: sex-lethal homolog (The sequence of the model RefSeq protein was modified relative to this genomic sequence to represent the inferred CDS: inserted 1 base in 1 codon); its protein translation is MYSKMNGYPSSTFRSSGGRLWXMSHSLPSGMDSDFSYSPRTRMYDLPSSNTFGNVPNTSSSSTSSLSGMNFGPGGNNYSGTNLIVNYIPQDMSERELYSMFSTMGPIETCRIMRDMKSGYSYGFGFINFLTEEAAQRAIRCLNGYTVRNKRLKVSYARPQSDDIKETNLYITNLPRTITDEQLDIIFGKYGTIVQKNILRDKLTGHPRGVAFVRFNKREEAQEAISALNNVIPQGSNQPLNVRIADDHGRAKAALFVPSYNSIVSNNRADGLDFSSRKKVDSYPY